A region from the Chloroflexota bacterium genome encodes:
- a CDS encoding hydrogenase iron-sulfur subunit: MAEQNGFEPVIVGFTCNWCSYRAADLAGMSRTKYPPNIRLMRLMCSGRLDPIFVLKAFTSGADGVLITGCHPGECHYLEQNYKALRRYHLMVNMLAQFGIEPERVKLVWASAAEGIQFAEEVSKMVEQVRALGPLNWPEVMADETNGRVSATAAVEEVAA, from the coding sequence ATGGCTGAACAAAACGGCTTCGAGCCGGTCATCGTTGGCTTCACCTGTAACTGGTGCAGCTACCGGGCGGCTGATCTGGCGGGCATGTCGCGCACCAAATATCCGCCCAATATCCGCCTTATGCGGTTGATGTGCTCCGGAAGATTGGACCCAATCTTTGTTCTGAAGGCATTCACCAGTGGCGCCGATGGCGTACTGATCACGGGGTGCCATCCTGGCGAGTGTCATTACCTGGAACAGAACTACAAAGCCCTTCGACGCTATCACCTGATGGTTAACATGTTGGCACAATTCGGCATCGAGCCTGAGCGGGTGAAGCTGGTGTGGGCAAGCGCGGCCGAAGGTATTCAATTTGCTGAGGAGGTCTCAAAAATGGTTGAGCAAGTGCGGGCCCTTGGGCCGCTCAACTGGCCCGAGGTGATGGCCGACGAGACCAACGGCAGGGTGTCCGCCACGGCAGCAGTCGAGGAGGTGGCAGCATGA